The Bradyrhizobium sp. CCBAU 051011 DNA segment AGCGGCCGGTTCCAGCTGCGGAACTGTTCGACGTGCGAAAAATCGCAATCCTTTCAAGCATCCTCGTATTTCTACGCGGATATAACCGGCCAAACCATTTACCGTTTTCCCCCCCAAATGACCGGGCGTCTTGGGGGAGCATCATGTTGAACCGTCTGACCGTATCCGCGCTGCTGAAGACCGTCATCCTCGTCACCTCCTTCTGCGTGGTGGTCGGATTTTCGCTCAATGCCTGGGATTCCTGGGGCCGCCTGCAGGCGGCAAGCCGCATTGCGGTGATCGCGGACGCTTCCGCGAACATCTTCAAGGCGATGCACAATCTGCGCACCGACCGCTCCACGACCAACCGGCTGCTGAACTCCGACGCGCCGATGGACGCCGATATCGAAAAATATCTGCGCAACATCCGCGACACCCAAATGCCGGCGATGAGCAACGCACTCGGCCTCCTCGGCAGCGTGGAATTCGCGCAAGCGCAAACGCTCGTCCCGGAGTTCGACCGTCTGTTCAAGTCGATGACCGCGCTGCAGAAGGAATTCTGGGACGCCGTGGCCAAGCCGAAGGCACAGCGCCGGCCCGAACTGGCCAAGGAATACTTTGCTGCCGCCAGCACCATGCTGGAGACGCTGGAGAAGCTGTCCGGAGCCCTTGGCGCCGCCGTCAACCACCAGGACGCGACCATCGACCAGTTGCTGGCGATCAAGCAGATCGCCTGGCTGTTGCGCAACACCGCGGGCGAAGCCTCGCTGATCGTCGCGATCGGACTCAACTCCGGCAAGATCACGCCGGAGGCGCAGCTTGCCTACACCAAATACGCCGGCGGCATCGACGCCGCATGGAGCGCGCTGGAATTGACGGCCGCGGGGATGCAGTTGCCTCCGGCGATCTCGAGCGCGATCGCCGCGACCAAGACCGCCTATTTCGAGCCGTCCTATCTTGCGCTGCGCGACCGGTTGCTGACGCAGGTTGCGGCGGGCGAGAAGACCGAGCTCAACGCCAACCAGTGGACCCCGGTCACGGTCGGGCGTCTCTCCGCCGCCGTCAACGTGGCCGAGGCCGCGCTCGACGCCGCCAAGGATCATGCCGCGCATTTGTACGCCAGCGCCTGGCGCTCGCTGACGATGCAGCTCGTATTGCTGATCAGCGCACTCGCGTTGGCCTTCGGCGCCCAGGTGATCGTCGCACGCCGCGCCATCAAGCCGCTGCACTCCATGCGCGACGCCATGCTGAAGGTCGCCGCCGGCGATCTCCACGTCGATACCGGCTACGCCGCTCGCCACGATGAAATCGGCGCGCTGGCCGGCGCGCTGGAGACCTTCAAGCAGCAGGCCGCCGACAAGGCCGGGATCGAGGCACAGGAACGCGAGCGCAACGCCGGCGCCATGGCCCGGCAACAGGCGATCGAGAGCTATGTCGGCGAGTTCGAGGGCATGGTGCGCCAGACGCTCAGCCAGCTCGGCGATGCCTCCGGCCAGATGCGAACCACCTCGTCCGGCCTCTCGACCATTTCGCGCCAGACCAACGAGCGCGTCCAGGTCGCCGAGAAAGCTTCCGGCGAGGCCTCAATGAGCGTCGAGACGGTTGCGGCGGCTTCCGAAGAGCTCAGCGCCTCGATCAACGACATCAGCCAGCAGGCGGCGCACGCTGCCGGCATCGCCAGCCGCGCGGTCGGCCAGGCGCGCGATACCGACGGCACCGTGCAGGGGCTTGCCCAATCGGCGGGACGGATCGGCGAGGTGATCGGCCTGATCAACACCATCGCCGCGCAGACCAACCTGCTCGCGCTCAACGCCACCATCGAGGCCGCGCGCGCCGGTGAGGCCGGCCGCGGCTTTGCGGTGGTCGCCTCCGAAGTCAAATCGCTGGCGAGCCAGACCGCGAAGGCGACCGAGGAGATTTCCGAGCAGATCTCGGACATCCAGCGGGTCGCCGGCGAGGCCATCGACGCCATCAGCAGCATCATCGGCGAAGTCAACGAGGTCGCGACCGCGATTGCCGCCGCCGTGCAGCAACAGGGCGCCGCGACGCAGGAGATCACGCGCTCGACCCAGTTTGCCGCGCAGGGCACCAAGAACGTGTCCGACAACATCAACGGCGTGAAGGCCGATGCCGACGCGGCGGCAGCCGCTGCCGAGGATGTGAAGCACGCGTCCCAGACGCTGGAGACGCAGAGCCAGCAACTCGGCAATCAGGTCACCGAATTCCTCGGCAAGATCCGCGCGGCTTAACCGCTCGTCATGCCCCGGGCTTGACAGACTGTAGACTTCTCACTCCCGCGCCACGATAGGCACGCGGTCATACTTGGCGCGCACCTTTTTAGAGGCCGGTGAGAAGTTCACTTCGGCGCCGCGCCTGTCGCCACTGCGGCCGGCGACCAGCAGGCCGTTTTCGCCGGCGACGATGTCGCCCTTGCGCAGCGTCGGATCGTTCTCGACCTTTACCTGCGCCAGCCCGACCGGGTCCTTGCCGTTGCAGGTGCAGCCGTTGACGAGCTCGTTGCGATAGCGGAATGCGTTCGGCAGATCGGAATAGGATTTGCCGTTGTCGGCGGTCGCCTCGTCGATGCTGCTGCCATAGAACAGCTTGGTCTCGCTCGCCGGGCAGAAGCTGTTGCAGGTCGTGGCGCGGCTGGCATTGTCGGACGCCGGAAGCGGGAAATAACGGCCGTCGCAAGTCCGCACGCAATAGGCCTGGCTGCCGCCTCCGCTGTACCTCGCCCGTCCCTCGCCGCGCGGCGCGTAGATGCGGCCATCTTCATTGGGGAACGGCATCTGGACATAGGGTTGGTGGCGCTGGCGGCCGAAGCCGCCAAACAATTGCGAGAAGAAGTCCTGGGCCTGCGCGGCAGGCGCCAGCGCGGACGCGCAAACCACCGCGGCTGCTCCCCACGCTGCCAGTTTTCCAGGTCGCATCAATCTTCTCCTCCTATCCAACACAACGCATCCGCTCAGTAGAGCTGCGCCGCCGTCAGGTTCATGGCCTGACGCCCCGAAGGCGGCGCGATCCCAAGGGGCCGTGGCTGCACGCCGGCCGGACGAACCGTCCTGCCATCTCCGCCGCGCGCCATGACCGGCGCGTTCTTCGGCAGCACCACGACTTTCGTTCCGACATTGACGCGGCTGAACAGGTCGGTGATGTCCTCATTGGTCAGGCGGATGCAGCCCGACGAGACGAATTTTCCGATCGTCGAGGGATCGTTGGTGCCGTGAATGCGGTATTGGCTGGTGCCGAGATACATCGCCCGCGCGCCGAGCGGATTGCCGGGGCCGCCGGCCATGAAGCGCGGCAGATAGGGCTGGCGCGCGATCATCTCCGCCGGGGGATGCCAGTCCGGCCATTCTGCCTTGCGGCTGACCGTCTGCACGCCGGACCAGGTAAAGCCTTCGCGGCCGACGCCGACGCCATACCTGATGGCCCGGCCGTGGCCGAGCACATAATAGAGTGTGGTGTTGCCGGTATCGATGATGATCGTGCCCGGCGCTTCCGTCGTCCCAAAGGCGACGACGGCACGGCGAAGCCGCTCGGGCGTCGCGCCTTCGTCAGACCCTATCACCTCATCGGCGGGATATGCACTCGGCTGGGCATAGCTGAACGTCTGCGCATTCGCGGCGCTCAAGACCACTAACGATGTCAGCAAAGCGCTGACGAGGACGAGCGCGCTTGCCGCGCGCGA contains these protein-coding regions:
- a CDS encoding methyl-accepting chemotaxis protein, with the translated sequence MLNRLTVSALLKTVILVTSFCVVVGFSLNAWDSWGRLQAASRIAVIADASANIFKAMHNLRTDRSTTNRLLNSDAPMDADIEKYLRNIRDTQMPAMSNALGLLGSVEFAQAQTLVPEFDRLFKSMTALQKEFWDAVAKPKAQRRPELAKEYFAAASTMLETLEKLSGALGAAVNHQDATIDQLLAIKQIAWLLRNTAGEASLIVAIGLNSGKITPEAQLAYTKYAGGIDAAWSALELTAAGMQLPPAISSAIAATKTAYFEPSYLALRDRLLTQVAAGEKTELNANQWTPVTVGRLSAAVNVAEAALDAAKDHAAHLYASAWRSLTMQLVLLISALALAFGAQVIVARRAIKPLHSMRDAMLKVAAGDLHVDTGYAARHDEIGALAGALETFKQQAADKAGIEAQERERNAGAMARQQAIESYVGEFEGMVRQTLSQLGDASGQMRTTSSGLSTISRQTNERVQVAEKASGEASMSVETVAAASEELSASINDISQQAAHAAGIASRAVGQARDTDGTVQGLAQSAGRIGEVIGLINTIAAQTNLLALNATIEAARAGEAGRGFAVVASEVKSLASQTAKATEEISEQISDIQRVAGEAIDAISSIIGEVNEVATAIAAAVQQQGAATQEITRSTQFAAQGTKNVSDNINGVKADADAAAAAAEDVKHASQTLETQSQQLGNQVTEFLGKIRAA
- a CDS encoding DUF2865 domain-containing protein, which translates into the protein MRPGKLAAWGAAAVVCASALAPAAQAQDFFSQLFGGFGRQRHQPYVQMPFPNEDGRIYAPRGEGRARYSGGGSQAYCVRTCDGRYFPLPASDNASRATTCNSFCPASETKLFYGSSIDEATADNGKSYSDLPNAFRYRNELVNGCTCNGKDPVGLAQVKVENDPTLRKGDIVAGENGLLVAGRSGDRRGAEVNFSPASKKVRAKYDRVPIVARE
- a CDS encoding L,D-transpeptidase, with protein sequence MTQISDRRLSSRAASALVLVSALLTSLVVLSAANAQTFSYAQPSAYPADEVIGSDEGATPERLRRAVVAFGTTEAPGTIIIDTGNTTLYYVLGHGRAIRYGVGVGREGFTWSGVQTVSRKAEWPDWHPPAEMIARQPYLPRFMAGGPGNPLGARAMYLGTSQYRIHGTNDPSTIGKFVSSGCIRLTNEDITDLFSRVNVGTKVVVLPKNAPVMARGGDGRTVRPAGVQPRPLGIAPPSGRQAMNLTAAQLY